Proteins encoded together in one Planctopirus ephydatiae window:
- a CDS encoding glycosyltransferase family 2 protein: protein MISSRLLPETINDGVTIADFSGEYPMPAIEVSVVMPCLNEERTVVVCVEKALQTLARLGVVGEVVIADNGSSDRSVELATEAGARVVHQTQKGYGSALQKGFEEARGTYIIMGDCDDSYDFTDLERYIQELRAGADLVMGNRLKGEIKPGAMPPLHRYFGNPVLSGFLNLLFRTGVGDCHCGMRGFRKEAYQSLGCHMPGMEFASEMVIKASRAKLKIREIPIVLSPDGRDRPPHLRSFRDGWRHLKLILMYSPSFLFLLPAVVMIALGLLAAPVALLAGYGTYETIFGPNFLIMAAFMAIAGAQIFFLGLIARLQAHRVDPVFASPRVDWLLRTFSVERGLISGGILSLIGFGLTIPVVSEWVRSGTVSQPALWILSGTLLVLGVQTMFGSFLIGVLELQIERSKQKKL, encoded by the coding sequence ATGATTTCCTCCAGGCTGCTCCCTGAGACAATAAACGACGGTGTCACGATTGCAGATTTTTCTGGCGAATATCCCATGCCGGCCATAGAAGTTTCGGTGGTCATGCCGTGTCTGAATGAAGAGCGGACAGTGGTCGTTTGTGTTGAAAAGGCACTGCAGACCCTCGCTCGGCTGGGAGTCGTGGGTGAGGTGGTTATTGCCGACAATGGCTCCTCGGATCGCAGCGTTGAACTGGCCACCGAAGCGGGAGCGCGAGTGGTGCACCAGACCCAGAAGGGATATGGCAGTGCCCTCCAAAAGGGATTCGAAGAAGCCCGTGGCACTTACATCATCATGGGCGACTGCGACGACAGCTACGATTTCACTGACCTCGAACGATACATTCAGGAACTTCGTGCCGGGGCCGATCTGGTGATGGGTAATCGGTTGAAGGGTGAAATCAAGCCCGGAGCCATGCCTCCACTCCATCGCTACTTTGGGAATCCGGTACTCAGTGGATTCTTGAATCTGCTCTTTCGCACAGGAGTGGGTGACTGTCACTGCGGAATGAGAGGTTTTCGTAAAGAGGCTTACCAGTCGCTGGGCTGCCACATGCCAGGGATGGAGTTTGCCAGTGAGATGGTCATCAAAGCCAGTCGGGCGAAACTCAAAATTCGCGAGATTCCGATTGTTCTTTCGCCAGATGGGCGAGATCGACCGCCTCATTTGCGAAGTTTTCGAGATGGCTGGCGACACCTCAAACTCATCTTGATGTATTCGCCTTCGTTTCTGTTCCTGCTGCCAGCCGTCGTGATGATTGCACTGGGGCTGTTGGCTGCTCCCGTCGCTTTGCTAGCGGGTTATGGAACATATGAGACAATCTTCGGCCCGAACTTTTTGATCATGGCCGCCTTCATGGCCATTGCTGGAGCCCAGATATTCTTCCTTGGTCTGATTGCTCGTCTGCAGGCTCACCGGGTAGACCCGGTGTTTGCCAGTCCACGTGTGGATTGGCTCCTGAGAACCTTTTCCGTTGAGCGAGGATTGATCAGTGGTGGCATTCTTTCACTGATTGGATTCGGCCTGACAATTCCTGTCGTGAGCGAATGGGTTCGCTCGGGGACAGTGTCTCAACCGGCATTGTGGATTCTCTCGGGAACTCTGCTG